TGGATCACCAACTGTATCTCCAGTTACTGCTGCTTTGTGCGCATCTGAACCTTTGTAAGTCATTTCTCCATTAATCTCAACTCCAGCCTCGAAAGATTTCTTAGCGTTATCCCATGCTCCACCAGCGTTGTTTTGGAAGATAGCCCAAAGAACACCAGAAACAGCAACACCAGCCATATAAGCTCCAAGAGCCTCGGCACCCATTGCAAATCCGATGATGATAGGAGTAACAATAGTAATCGCTCCAGGAAGCATCATTTCTCTAAGAGCGGCCTTAGTAGAAATTTCAACACACTTACCGTATTCAGGAGTACCAGTTCCTTCCATAATACCTGGAATTTCTTTGAACTGACGACGAACTTCCATTACCATGTCCATTGCAGCTTTACCTACAGATTTCATGGCTAATGCAGAGAATACTACTGGAATCATTCCACCAATAAATAGAGCAGAAAGTACATCAGCACGGAAAATGTTAATTCCGTCGATTCCTGTAAAAGTTACATAGGCAGCAAAAAGAGCAAGGGCGGTAAGCGCTGCAGATGCAATTGCAAATCCTTTTCCAACAGCAGCAGTAGTGTTACCAACAGAATCAAGGATGTCGGTACGCTCTCGTACTTCATCAGGAAGTTCACTCATTTCGGCAACACCACCCGCGTTATCCGCGATAGGACCGAAAGCATCAATAGCTAATTGCATTGCAGTGGTTGCCATCATGGCAGACGCAGCAAGAGCAACACCGTAGAAACCAGCAAGAGCATAAGATCCCCAAATTGCAGCAGCAAATAATATTACTGAAGAGAAAGTAGAAATCATACCAGTAGCTAAACCAGCGATAATGTTGGTTGCAGCACCAGTTGATGAATTTTTAACGATATCTAAAACAGGCTTTTTACCAAGTGCTGTATAGTACTCAGTAAACATAGAGATAAGGTATCCAACACCTAAACCTACAAGGGTTGCGTAGAATACGTTTATAGATGGTACATCTTTAGTTCCTTCACCAAAGAATTTCATTCCCATAATGGTTTCTGGAAGCATCCAGTCGATAAGGAACCAACAAGCAACTATAGTTAGTAGGATAGAGGTAATGTTACCAGTGTTAAGAGCTCTTTGTACCTGAGCTTCTTTCGCGCTATTGTCTTTTACTTTAATAAGGAAAGTACCTATAATAGAAGCAACGATACCAGCACCAGCGATCATAATTGGTAAAAGGATAGCACCCATACCATTAAATGTTTCGATAACCTGACCCGCATCTAGCATATCCTTGATGATGTAGTTACCAAGAACCATTGATGCAAGAACGGTTGCAACATAAGAACCAAATAAATCGGCACCCATACCAGCAACGTCACCTACGTTATCACCAACGTTATCTGCAATAGTAGCAGGGTTTCTAGGATCATCTTCTGGAATACCTGCTTCAACTTTTCCTACTAAGTCAGCTCCAACGTCTGCAGCTTTGGTATAAATACCACCACCTACACGTGCAAAAAGAGCAATAGATTCGGCACCTAATGAGAAACCAGCTAGGGCTTCAAGTACCATTGTCATGTTTTGGTAGAAACTACCTTCTTGGCCCATGAAAGAACCAACAAATATCATAAAGAACAAGCTAAGACCTAAAACAGCTAATCCAGCAACACCAAGTCCCATAACGGTACCACCACCAAAAGATACTTTTAATGCTTGTGGTAAGCTGGTTCTCGCTGCTTCTGTTGTTCTGGCGTTTGCTTCGGTTGCAATACGCATACCGATATTACCTGCTAAAGCCGAGAAAACAGCTCCAATAATAAATGCAGGAACAATCATCCAGCTTGTGGTTTCAACAATAGTTGAAATTCCAAATAATGCTGCTGAGGCTATGACAACAAAAATTGCCAGAAGTCTATATTCAGCACTTAAAAACGCAAGAGCCCCTTCTTTAATGTTTTTGGAGATTTCTTGCATTCTTTCATTCCCCGCGTTTTGTTTTTTAACCCACGCCATTTTGATGAGCATAAAAACAAGTCCCAAGACTGCCAATGCAATCGGTACAATAATTAGATTTTCCATATGATTAGATTGAGTAAATAAGCCTGTTCTGCTTAAATTTTAGGTCGGCAAAAGTAGTTTTATTCCCGTTTGTCTGCAAGTCTTAACAAAACGGTAACCTGCAACATGCTGCTACTTCTCGATATACAATACTTCTTTTACTAGTTTAACTGTTTTCTCAACGCTTGGATAGCTGTTGTCAATTAGAGGTTTTGCGAATGGGAAAGGCGTATCAGATAAAGTAACGCGCTTAACCGGTGCATCTAAATAATCGAAGGCCTCTCTTTGAACGGTGTATGCAATTTCAGAAGAGATTGAGGCGATAGGCCAGCTTTCTTCCACAACCACTAACCTGTTGGTTTTCTTAATCGACTCGATAATGGTTGGGATATCCATAGGACGGATCGTACGAAGGTCGATCAATTCTACACTTACATCTTCTTTGGCCAATTCGTCGGCAGCTTTGTGTGCTACTTCCATAACTTTCCCAAAGGATACAATAGTAACATCGGTACCTTCTCTAACTACATCGGCTTTTCCGATTGGAATTAAATATTCGCCATCAGGAATTTCACCTTTGTTACCGTACATTTTTTCCGACTCCATAATTAAAACCGGATCATTATCTCTGATTGCCGATTTCATTAGTCCTTTAAAATCCTTTGGAGTGTA
This region of Luteibaculum oceani genomic DNA includes:
- a CDS encoding pyruvate dehydrogenase complex E1 component subunit beta, whose amino-acid sequence is MREVQIREAIREAMVEEMRRDESVFLMGEEVAEYNGAYKVSKGMLDEFGPKRVIDTPIAELGFAGIAVGAAMNGLRPIVEFMTWNFAILAADQIINHAAKMYQMSGGQYNVPIVFRGPNGTAGQLAATHSQSFEAMYAHVPGLKVITPYTPKDFKGLMKSAIRDNDPVLIMESEKMYGNKGEIPDGEYLIPIGKADVVREGTDVTIVSFGKVMEVAHKAADELAKEDVSVELIDLRTIRPMDIPTIIESIKKTNRLVVVEESWPIASISSEIAYTVQREAFDYLDAPVKRVTLSDTPFPFAKPLIDNSYPSVEKTVKLVKEVLYIEK
- a CDS encoding sodium-translocating pyrophosphatase — its product is MENLIIVPIALAVLGLVFMLIKMAWVKKQNAGNERMQEISKNIKEGALAFLSAEYRLLAIFVVIASAALFGISTIVETTSWMIVPAFIIGAVFSALAGNIGMRIATEANARTTEAARTSLPQALKVSFGGGTVMGLGVAGLAVLGLSLFFMIFVGSFMGQEGSFYQNMTMVLEALAGFSLGAESIALFARVGGGIYTKAADVGADLVGKVEAGIPEDDPRNPATIADNVGDNVGDVAGMGADLFGSYVATVLASMVLGNYIIKDMLDAGQVIETFNGMGAILLPIMIAGAGIVASIIGTFLIKVKDNSAKEAQVQRALNTGNITSILLTIVACWFLIDWMLPETIMGMKFFGEGTKDVPSINVFYATLVGLGVGYLISMFTEYYTALGKKPVLDIVKNSSTGAATNIIAGLATGMISTFSSVILFAAAIWGSYALAGFYGVALAASAMMATTAMQLAIDAFGPIADNAGGVAEMSELPDEVRERTDILDSVGNTTAAVGKGFAIASAALTALALFAAYVTFTGIDGINIFRADVLSALFIGGMIPVVFSALAMKSVGKAAMDMVMEVRRQFKEIPGIMEGTGTPEYGKCVEISTKAALREMMLPGAITIVTPIIIGFAMGAEALGAYMAGVAVSGVLWAIFQNNAGGAWDNAKKSFEAGVEINGEMTYKGSDAHKAAVTGDTVGDPFKDTSGPSMNILIKLTCLVGLVIAPILGGHTAHSEEKTEEVIEVVEETPATPESEVKSIAGLTGMYKVDEAHTFVNFEIRHLFSNSRGTFGKVSGNVNFGENPSEAKFDIVIDAKTIDTRNEKRDDHLRSEDFFEVKKYKTINFKGNGLVQTENGYDIPGTLTIKDVTKEVVVKAEFLGNGESPFGSEVAAFAGSLTIDRNDYGITFMPGVLGNEVEITFTTELIKQ